One Natator depressus isolate rNatDep1 chromosome 6, rNatDep2.hap1, whole genome shotgun sequence DNA window includes the following coding sequences:
- the LOC141988540 gene encoding uncharacterized protein LOC141988540, whose translation MTQDMGLEDKLPDLGGRRELDQKDNDSGSSWASSISELALSSSGEELLQHRSQPASHRVEVESDDEASEPEMALSLSPVPLKPKRGRPPKNKSVQQPSQGKVQPPAGTPKSHARKPETKAPEPSSPRSKKICENDSSLEKRKRGRPPKAHRVPVAPSAESPRGRGRPPKAQCSPVASSAESPRKQGRPPKPWCSPVAPRAESPRKRGRPPKAQCSSVAPNAESPRGRGRPQKAQCSPVAPSAESPRKRGRPPKAQCSLVTPSAESPRKRGRPPKARCSPVIPSTELPRKRGRPPKIKSLEQLPSGTLKSHVRKLETKAPELFSPGSETDSSDSNSRLEKRKQGRPPKVHGALVIPHTDLPHEWHQPSKKKSPEINKEDVQPPPGVPTSHVMKLETKVPELSSPRSRTSELPGEAEAQPSPSTPKPHAQKPGSSAPEPVSSRSKTVSSEQPLEKRRRGRPPKVPWAPAAPSAESPSKRKRGRPSKSPALPRVEVAVLCSGSASDRDTSAENEPPLPGRKRRRRWRKEEPVLAGSESSLDSEDGMAPLWQKEKPDLGGETSALLPPQNTAPEVEPDGNSLGESSAPEHPPARSTRSTAAVSSSKTGPISGSLRM comes from the coding sequence ATGACCCAGGACATGGGGCTTGAGGACAAACTGCCGGACTTGGGTGGCAGGAGGGAGTTGGACCAGAAAGACAACGACAGCGGCAGCAGCTGGGCCAGCAGCATCTCGGAGCTGGCGCTGTCCTCCAGCGgcgaggagctgctgcagcaccGCAGCCAGCCCGCCAGCCACAGGGTCGAGGTGGAGAGTGATGATGAAGCTTCTGAGCCAGAGATGGCCCTCAGCCTGTCCCCAGTGCCCCTCAAGCCTAAACGGGGCCGGCCCCCCAAGAACAAGTCTGTGCAGCAGCCAAGCCAGGGGAAGGTGCAGCCCCCAGCTGGCACCCCCAAGTCCCATGCCAGGAAGCCAGAGACCAAGGCACCTGAGCCCTCTTCACCTAGGAGCAagaagatctgtgagaatgactCTTCCCTTGAGAAGCGCAAGCGGGGCCGGCCTCCCAAGGCGCACCGTGTCCCAGTCGCCCCCAGTGCTGAGTCTCCACGTGGGCGGGGCCGGCCTCCCAAGGCGCAGTGTTCCCCAGTCGCTTCCAGTGCTGAGTCACCCCGCAAGCAGGGCCGGCCTCCCAAGCCATGGTGTTCCCCGGTCGCCCCCAGGGCCGAGTCGCCCCGGAAGCGGGGCCGGCCCCCCAAGGCACAGTGTTCCTCAGTCGCCCCCAACGCTGAGTCACCCCGTGGGCGGGGCCGGCCTCAGAAGGCGCAGTGTTCCCCAGTCGCCCCCAGCGCTGAGTCACCCCGCAAGCGGGGACGGCCTCCCAAGGCACAATGTTCCCTGGTCACCCCCAGTGCTGAGTCACCCCGCAAGCGGGGCCGTCCTCCCAAGGCACGGTGTTCCCCAGTCATCCCCAGCACTGAGTTGCCCCGCAAAAGGGGCCGGCCTCCCAAGATCAAGTCTTTGGAGCAGTTGCCATCCGGCACTCTTAAGTCCCACGTCAGGAAGCTGGAGACCAAGGCCCCTGAATTGTTCTCACCCGGGAGCGAGACAGACAGCAGTGATAGCAACTCCCGCCTCGAGAAGCGCAAGCAGGGCCGACCTCCCAAGGTGCACGGTGCCCTGGTCATCCCTCATACTGATTTGCCCCATGAGTGGCACCAGCCCTCCAAAAAGAAGTCTCCAGAAATCAACAAGGAGGATGTACAGCCACCACCCGGTGTCCCCACATCCCATGTCATGAAGCTGGAGACCAAGGTGCCTGAGCTCTCCTCACCAAGGAGCAGGACCTCAGAACTGCCAGGGGAGGCGGAAGCACAGCCCTCACCCAGCACCCCAAAGCCACATGCCCAGAAGCCAGGATCCAGTGCCCCTGAGCCAGTCTCATCCAGGAGCAAGACAGTAAGCAGTGAGCAGCCTCTGGAGAAGCGCCGACGGGGCCGGCCCCCCAAGGTGCCCTGGGCCCCGGCTGCCCCCAGTGCTGAATCACCCTCCAAGCGCAAGCGGGGCCGGCCCTCCAAGAGCCCAGCCTTGCCCCGCGTGGAGGTGGCAGTCCTGTGCTCCGGGTCAGCCTCAGACCGTGACACCTCTGCTGAGAACGAGCCACCTCTGCCTGGCCGcaagaggaggaggcggtggAGGAAGGAGGAGCCTGTCCTGGCCGGCAGTGAGAGCTCGTTGGATAGTGAGGATGGGATGGCCCCGCTCTGGCAGAAAGAAAAGCCAGACTTGGGCGGTGAGACCTcggccctgctcccaccccagaACACCGCCCCTGAAGTGGAGCCAGATGGCAACTCGTTGGGGGAAAGCAGTGCCCCTGAACACCCCCCCGCCCGCTCCACCCGCAGCACAGCAGCAGTTAGCAGCAGCAAAACGGGGCCCATTAGTGGCTCACTCAGAATGtag